TTTAATACACTTGGTGGAGCTTCCCTTGCCCACTTTGGATGGTGACTCTCGCTTGCCCCAAGGAGCTGAGGCCACTGTAGATATCACCTCCGACAAGGTTCAGTACCTGAAAGTGGCCTATGATCTCTTGCAACACCCCTTTAAGCAGTTTGTCGCTGAGAAATTGCCTAATTGGATACTTGTTGACTTTTGCCCTTACTGGGCTGGTGATATTGCTAAACAATTTGGTGTTCCACTCCTATACCTGTCTGTTTTTTCTGGGGCTATGAGAGCTTTTATGGGGTCACCAGAGTATTTATGTGGTGATGGACTAAAGAGGATCAGACCAACGCCAGAAAGTCTAACTTCACCACCTCCATGGATAACTTTCCCTTCTTCTGTAGCCTTTCGAAGCTACGAGGCACGCAACTTTTATCCTGGCTTCTACATTGTGAATGCTTCTGGCGTAAGAGACAGTGAACGGGTAGCTAAGACGATGGCAGCTTGCCAAGCTGTGGTTGTCCGTAGCTGCACTGAATTTGAAGGCAAGTACCTGAAAGTATATGAGGAAGTTCTTGGGAAACCGGTGATTCCAATAGGCTTGCTCCCTTCAGAGAAACCTGAGAAAAGAGAAATCACTGATGAAACATGGAGGAAGACCTTTGAATGGCTTGATAATCAACAACACAAGTCAGTTGTGTTTGTTGGGTTTGGTAGCGAATGTAAACTTACCAAGGATCAAGTTTACGAGATAGCATATGGGCTGGAGCTTTCCGAATTGCCATTCCTGTGGGCACTTAGGAAACCTAGCTGGGCTATCGAAGATATTGATGTTCTGCCTCCAGGATTCAGTGACAGGACGTCCAAGAAAGGAATTGTGTGTATAGGATGGGCACCACAGCAAGAAATTCTAGCACATCCATCAATAGGGGGATCATTGTTTCACTCAGGGTGGGGTTCTGTTATAGAAACTCTTCAGTACGGCCATTGTCTAATTGTTCTACCCTTCATTTTTGACCAAGGGGTGAATGCCAGGTTACTGGTAGAGAAAGGTTTGGCTGTGGAGGTGGACAGGAAGGACGATGGATCGTTTACGAGACATGGTATTGATAAATCTCTGAGATTAGCAATGATTTCAGAAGAAGGaaagcaaatgagggaccaagccAAAAAAGCTGCTGCCATTTTTGGGGATAGGGACCTGCATCAGGTTTACATCACTAGGTTTGTGGAGTATCTGAAGAAAGGAGCATGAAAGGTAGTTCATGG
The Manihot esculenta cultivar AM560-2 chromosome 1, M.esculenta_v8, whole genome shotgun sequence genome window above contains:
- the LOC110615249 gene encoding putative UDP-rhamnose:rhamnosyltransferase 1 translates to MTSHMHVAVLPWSAFGHIMPFFQLSLALAKAGVHVSFLSTPRNIQRLPKLSPTLTHLIHLVELPLPTLDGDSRLPQGAEATVDITSDKVQYLKVAYDLLQHPFKQFVAEKLPNWILVDFCPYWAGDIAKQFGVPLLYLSVFSGAMRAFMGSPEYLCGDGLKRIRPTPESLTSPPPWITFPSSVAFRSYEARNFYPGFYIVNASGVRDSERVAKTMAACQAVVVRSCTEFEGKYLKVYEEVLGKPVIPIGLLPSEKPEKREITDETWRKTFEWLDNQQHKSVVFVGFGSECKLTKDQVYEIAYGLELSELPFLWALRKPSWAIEDIDVLPPGFSDRTSKKGIVCIGWAPQQEILAHPSIGGSLFHSGWGSVIETLQYGHCLIVLPFIFDQGVNARLLVEKGLAVEVDRKDDGSFTRHGIDKSLRLAMISEEGKQMRDQAKKAAAIFGDRDLHQVYITRFVEYLKKGA